DNA sequence from the Methylomonas albis genome:
TGAAGTTGATATGAATACGCTCTGCTTCATACATATCCTCGCAGGCCGCCATTTTGGCGAGAGCTTCGTTGGCAACTTGCTGGGCATTGGCGCCGCAGCTGCAATTGTTGAGAAGCTGGTTGTCGTTGAATTCCTTATGTTTCAATAGCGCCAGCTTCTCTTCAGTTTTCAGCTCTATCCAGAGGCCATCCAATTCCAGCGACCAGTCGGTTTTAAACGGGCTCATGTGCTTGGCACGAAAGTCGGTCAAGAAAGCATGCGCTTTCGCCACAGTGTCCAGTGTCGCAATTTTTGTCATCCAGGCGTTGCGAGTAGGATTATCGTGAATATTTGCCATTGTTATCCCCTATGCTGCGGCTAAGTCTTTCAGTTTGACGTCAAGACCCATCAATTCAGATGTGATGGTAAAGGTTTCGCCCAAGGTGTAGGCGCGGCCGATAGTGGATGAAACATCCACCAACAGGTCATACACGCTGTAGTGTTTGCCTAGTAACTCGGAGACTTCAACACAGTCGATCTCGATCTTGCCTGTCGCTTTCAACCACCAGAATCCGGCCCGATCTTCCACCACCAGCGTGGGGTTGTCCGCTTTGTGAGAGCCCAGCAAAATTTCTTCGACCACGGTGTTGAGTTCATCGGATTTTTTCAAGACTAGTACCACTTCGTGGCTTTCATGCACGACCTGGTTATCTTCGGCGAAGTACTCATCGGCAAAGGCTTTGCCGGTTTTTTGCATAATGCCAGCGTTGTAAGCATTTGAACTTTTCGACATAATATTTCCTTATTTGAGTCCGCTTAACACGGTTTTGACGAGGGCGGCGGTATCCACTTTGTAGTTGATCGGATCGGCGAAATCGCGTTTCCAATCGGCAAATACCCGAACCAGCGCCGCTTCAATCGCTGCTTTGTCGCTGACGCCTTTGATTTCCGGAATGGTGGCGTAAATAGCCATGAAGTCTTTCAGTGCGTTGACTGTTCTAGGTAGCCATTTATCGGCCCAAGCGCGCATCAACCGGTTGTTGTAATCGCCAAACTCAACGTCGGCACCCAGACAGGTATGGAACATGTCGGTGGTAATGCCTTTAGTTTGCGAGAAATACAACTGCATTTGGTTGATAAAGAACGGTGTCAAGTTGTCGCCGTAATATGACGACAAGCGCAGAAAGAATTCTCTACGCACAAATTGCCCGAAGATAGGGTCGCAAATCATATGGCCGGAGAACAAAATTTCGTTCCAGTCATAAGTTGCTTGCCAAATATCTTGCACCAATTCTCTAGCGCCTTTGAAAATAGTGCCTTTCGTCCATTCCTGTTTTGGAACATCGGTGGACTCGGGGAAGCCCGGCACCAATTTAGACAAAAAGGTTCTCTCCGCTTGAATCATTTGCGCGTTGTCGACCTTGTCCAGACCGATCATGGCGCTGCTCATGCGCAGTGTGTCGCCCAGACAATCACGGACCACGGAGGAATGCGAATTGAACAAGCCATACTCGTAAAAGCCGAAAGCACCCAGATAATCGCCCAACACTTCATCACGCCAAACCGGATCGATCGAACGCACATGACCATCAGCAGAATAGGCTTTCAGAAAGCGGTCGGTATAACGCCATTCTTCGGCTTTATCCTTAACATACAGCGCGTGCCAGCGGAAAGCCGGATCGCGATGCGCCAGCCAATCCGAGCTGCGCATTTCGGTGGATTCATTACTCCAGGATGGCCGGCCACCGTGGAATTTTTGGGTCCAGTCGCCCCAGTCCAAGCCGCCAGGAATCCAGTCCGGTGTCGGCTGGCTATAGCAACACAACACTTCATATTCATTAATCCGCTTACCGCGCGGTTTCATGAAATAGTTCATTTTACGTTGGGTTTCTAACGGCTTGTCGGGCACGGCGGCCATGATTTTAGCGGCAATTTCCGGGTCGGTCAGACCACGTCTTCCACCATTCACTTCTATAGACATAAGCAGGTTTCCTTAACAATTGTTGAAATGATTACAGGGCTTTCAATGGATCCGAAAACACGCAATTAATCTTTTTGATGTCATCCAGCGTCCACAACTTGCCGTCTTTGTTGGTGTGTGGCTGACTGATCAGCGTTTTGCCGTCGCTACGCACACCAAAGCCTTCGGCAATCACATCGGATAACTCGCGGCCTTCGTATTGTTCAAAGATGTTTTGGCACTCATAACGCTCAGGTTCTGACAGCCACATTCTTTCGCCCCATTGGTCGCTGAAGGAATGTTTTTTGCCGTTGAATTCCAGAACGCGTAGCGTGCTTTCACCTTTGCAATAGCTTGGGCAGAAAGGTACTTGCGAAACACGGTCGATATAGATCGGATGGTTGTTTTCGATGAACCACTGGATAGGCAGGAAGCCGCTGCTTGGATCTTCGCAACCGCGGGCACGCCATTCGTCATAGACTTTGCCATACATGTCGTACCAGCCTGGATAGTTGGCTTCATACCAATCAGCTTCTTCCTGTGTTGGCAGGCTCAAACGGAAAAAGCCAGTGGGCCACAAGGCATAAGCAATCAAGAACAAGTCGTGATGTGCCCAGTAAGCGTCTTTTTTGGCATCGCGCAAGCTACGTGGCGATTCGACGCCGTATTTGCCTAGACGACCAATCCAAATACCGCCCCAATCTTCGTACACCCAACGGTTCCAGGTTTTAACCCAAGGTTCCACTTTGAAATGGCTGCCGTATTCGAACATCATGCCCAATACCGGTGTGAAGTATTTTTGTTGGGTCCAGAAGGCGTTGTTCAGGTCGGTGTTCAGGTATTTGGAAGCCGCTTCGTCGTTGGCGATGGATACCACGGTTTGATAACCGTTAGCCATGTGGCGCAACTCATCGGTTTCGATGGACAGGAACACAGTTGGCGTCATTTCGTCGCCATTGGCAGACGCCCACTCTGTTACCGCCACGATCAATGGATTGGTAAAACAGGCTTCACCGACCAACTGCAGATTGATGGAACATTCCACCGCGTCTCCGGAAATAAAACCATCGGAAAACACCCGTTTCATGCCTTTCCACAATGGGCCTATGGCACGCGTGCGACGGGCATCGTTATGACCGGCAGCGTCTTGGCCTTGTTTGGCAAAGTAGTAGTTGATGTACGCGCATTGGTTAGTGTGGCGAATTTCGTCTAACACTTGGCCCAAGTAACCATTTTTTTGCTCGGGAGCAGTCGCAGAATCCCACAACATACCGGTCGCGGCAATCGCGTTGTATTCACCCACTTCCAGGAAATTGGAGATGACTTTCATCGACTCATTCCATTTCGGATGGACGCGGTTGGCAGCGTCTACCCGCGTCAACACGTCTTGCAAACTACCGAATTGACGTTCGTCCTTTACCGATTCCATACGCGCATATTCTTTAGCGATCAGCTTGAATTGCTCTTTGGTATCGTTGGCCATTTTGTATTTGGTCGAATATTTGGTTCGATTTTTATCAAAATCCCACGTAAAACTCTGCATCCATCTATGAACCTCCTGTGCTCCTACGCTGACTGGCGCGGGATTCGCCGCCAATGCATCAGTTGCGGCTTTTGTAGCAGTACTTATCGCCATGATTGTTCCTCGTTGTGCTGTTATAAGAATAAAAGAGGCCAGCGCCATTCAGTAGTCAGGTGCTTTCCTGCCTGCCGTCTGTAACAGGTTTCTTCGTCTGGAGTGGCGCCAGCCTCGCTGCCTTGAGAGCAACATACGTACCAAAACGAGCCTATTAAAAAAAACAGCGTTATAACAATGAGATAGGATTTATTTTTGACTGGGAGAGCGATTCAGGAATAGGGATTTAGGTGTCCAATAAATCGACACTGACTATAAATGAAACGTCTATTCCTGGTTTTTGCAGTAAACGGCGACCGAGTGTTTGCCGGCAATAGGTCTGAGCTACAATGCCGTTTTTTGTAATCGAGTGACTTGGGAATGAAACTGGCGACATTTAGCTATAAGGGCCAAATCCGCATCGGCGCGGTACTTGGTGATGCTGTGGTAACGGGAAACGGCGAACTGCCGAACAACATGCTAGATTTTCTGGCGGCGGGCGCTCAGGCATTATCGACGATGCAAACCCTGATCGACTCCGGCGCGCCGCGTATTCCACTGGCCGAGGTGACACTGCTGGCGCCAATTCCGCGTCCCGGCAAATTGCTGGGTGTTGGGTTAAATTACGCCGACCACATTGGTGAAACCGGCCTGGAAAAACCGGAATATCCAACTTTTTTTACCAAGCAAAGCACTTGCGTCATCGCTGACGGCGAAGCGATTCATGTGCCGCCCGTGTCCGACAAAGTGGATTACGAGGGTGAGCTGGCATTCGTGATCGGGAAGCGTTGTAAACATGTACCGGTCGAACAGGCACATGACGTGATAGCCGCTTACACCATTTGCAACGATGTGACGGTACGCGACTGGCAACAGCGCACCCCAACCTGGACCTTGGGCAAATCCTTCGATACGCATGGCCCGCTGGGGCCGTGGTTGGTCACCGCTGACGAAATCGCCGATCCCCATAATCTGGGCCTAAAAACTTGGGTGGACGAGGAGTTGCGGCAAAACGGCAATACCAGCGAGATGATTTTTAATTGTTACGAGTTGATCGCCTATCTGACACAAGTGATGACACTGGAGCCTGGCGATGTAATCAGTACCGGCACGCCGGCAGGAGTGGGTGTGAAGATGAAGCCGCGCGGTTATCTGAAACCGGGGCAAACGGTGCGCATCGAGATAGAAGGCCTGGGCTCGCTGAGCAATCCGGTAATTGCCGAGCCGGAACATTTTCTGGTCGCCGGATGACGTTAAGCATGGATTAAGCCTGCCTCGGCTACGCTAAGCCCAACTTCACATTAGAGGGCCAACCAGCCAAGAGGCAGTCATGAAAACCATACAAGTCGCCATTCTCACCATCGCCGCGTTAACCCTGTCGGGCTGCGCGACCGGCTCTTATCAGCGTGACTCTGTAGGTTACGGCGGTGACTATTCGTCGCCTAGCTATTACCAAAGCTATGGGCGTAGTTATTCCCGCCCGAGTACCAGTATTACCTATGGCCGGTACTCTGTGCAGCCGAGTTATCGCCCCGAGCATCACGGTGATGAACATCATGGTTGGAGCGCGCCCGTGCCGCACTTTGGACGTCACGATGGCGGACACGGTGGCTGGCAAAACAGGGATATGGGTCAGCGGGAGTTTAGGCATGAACAGCATGCCGAGCAATCACCGCGCCAGGAGCGGGCTATGCCGGAACAGCACGAACAGGGTTTCGGTAGGAGCGGCAACGGTGGCGATCACCAACAACACGGCGGCTGGGGCGGTCATCATGGCAGACGCGGCGACTAGCCTTGTCGCGCCATTCAGTTAGTGGCCTACAATTCGATGCGAATCCCCAGTTCGATCACGCGTTCGACGGGGATTTTGAAATACTCGATGGCACTGGTAGAGTTATGCGTTAAGAAGCTGAACAAGGAGCGCCGCCATTTCGGCATCGGGCTTTTGCGGCGGAACGAGAGTTTCTCGCTACCGATAAAAAACGACACGGTTTTTTGATCGATAACCAAACCTTCATGACAGCAAAGTTGCAGGGCGCGGCGCACGTCCTGCTCCTCTTGAAAGCCAAAATATAGTTTCACCCGATAAAAATTGCCGCTATCGCCAAACATGCGGATTTTCACCCGATGGGCTTCGTCGATATAAGGCTCTTCGCGCGTCACGATGGTCAATACGATCAGCTTTTCGTGCATCACATGATTATGTTCCAAATTATGTAATAACACCTGCGGTACGCCATGTACACTACGAGCCATGTAAATCGCAGTGCCAGGCACGGTCACCAACGGGCGATCCCGCAAACGTTGCTCCAACTCCTCGAACAGCACCCGTTTTTCGTCCAAATACCTGGCCAATAACTCCTTCCCTCTAATCCAGGTGGTCATGATCAAAAACAACACCGCGCCGACTACCAATGGCAGCCAGCCGCCATGAGGGATTTTCAGGCTGTTCGAAGATAAGAACAGCAGGTCGATAATTAAAAATATCGATAGGAAAGTGATACTCGTGGGTTTATTCCATTGCCATAGTGCCTGGATCACGATAAAGGCCAGGATGGTATCGACGATCATCGTACCAGTCACCGCAATGCCGTAAGCCGATGCCAATGCGGACGACGATCTAAAACTCAACACTAAAATAAATACCGAGACCATCAGCAACCAATTGACGGCAGGTAAATAGACTTGGCCCATTTCGTCGCCCGAAGTGTGGCGGATATTCATCCTGGGGCAGTAACCGAGCTGGATGGCTTGCCGGGTTACCGAAAAAGCCCCGGAAATCACGGCTTGCGAGGCGATTACGGTGGACAGTGTCGCCAGAATCAGCAGTGGATACATGGCCCAATGTGGCGCCATTAAATAAAACGGATTTTCGACGGCCTGGGGATTGCCAATCAGCAAAGCCCCTTGGCCGAAGTAGTTCAACAATAAAGCCGGAAACACGAAACTAAACCAGGCTAAGCGAATCGGTTTCAAGCCGAAATGGCCCATATCTGCATATAGCGCTTCCGCACCGGTTATCGCCAACACCACCGAGCCCATGATTAAAAAGCCCTTCCAGCCCAATTCGAACAATAAACTGATTGCATAGCAGGGGTTAACGGCCATCAATACATCCGGGTGTTGGACGATATTGACGGCTCCCAAAAGACCGAGCGTGGCAAACCAGAAACACATGATGGGCGCGAACATTCTGCCGACTTTGCCGGTACCTTTGGTCTGGATAATGAACAGCGCGCTGAGCACCGCGATGGTAATCGGCAACACGTAGTGATCAAGACGCGGCGCCACGATTTGCAAACCTTCCACGGCGCTGAGTACCGAAATGGCCGGCGTAATCATGCTGTCGCCATAAAACAAAGAGGCTCCCAGCAAACCAATGGTGACGATAAAAGCCTTACGCGTCGGATTATCCTTGGAGCCTTGCAGCGCCAACGCCATCAAAGCCATGATGCCGCCTTCTCCCTTGTTGTCGGCACGCATGATAAAAATCGCGTATTTGGTAGTCACCACCAAGGTGATGGCCCAAAACATCAAGGAAAGCACCCCAAGCACATGGGTAGCATCGGTAGGCAAGCCGCCGTGAAACACCTCTTTCACCGCATACAGCGGACTGGTACCGATGTCCCCAAACACCACGCCTATCGCACTTAAAGCCAGTGTATTGACTTGTCCCTGGGTATGAACGGATTGTTTTTCGGGCATATGGAATAAATCGGAGATACAGACGGGAAGGGAAATTATGCCATAAATTGTAATTTAGCCCGAAATCGTCGTCGACCAGTGGGGATTTTAACGGCTGAAACGTCTTAGTTAAGATTGGTTAGTTCGTGTTCTTTCCTGTAAGGACGGCTGTCGCGCTAGGACGTATTAATTTACAATACCCGGCTAAATTCGAATCGCGCTTAATTTTGTATTCAACAGTTTATATGTATTTATTTAAAAACCACGAGGATGCTTTGCAAAATAACGAGTTAGCGTCATTCGGCGGTTACCTGCCTACAGTGGCAAGCGGTCACGGTTCTTTTTGGCAGACGCTGTTAGGGGAAGAACGACCCTCCAGCATGCTGAGGTTGTTAGCCTTACTGGTATTCTTGCTGCATCTTTGGGGTTTGCAGCAGTTATTGAAACCCGAGGAAAAAGTCACCCCGGCGCAGCCGTTGACGATGGAAGTATCGATGATAGCGATATCCGCGCCAAAACCCAGCGTGGCCCCGCCACCTCCAGCACCGCCACCGCCCGAGAAAAAGCCGCCGCCGAAAAAGCCGGAGCCAAAGCCGGTACCGAAGAAAGCGCCGCCCATCGTGCAAAAAGCGCCGGAATATGCGCCGGTTGAGCCTGTTTCCGAGCCGCAGCCGACACCGGTAACCAGTACAGCGAGCAGTACATCGGTAACGAGTACGACGACCAGCACTACCGCAACCAACGCCGAGCAGTTTACCGAAGCTAATTTTCGAGCCAACTACGCCCACAACCCCAAGCCGGAATATCCGATGATTGCTAAAAGCCGAGGCTGGCAGGGCAAGGTGATGTTACGGGTGCAGGTGTCGCCGGAAGGCTTGAGCGATTCGGTGGCGGTTGAGCGCAGTAGTGGCCACGAGATGCTTGACGAATCGGCGGTGGAAGCCGTGAAAAAATGGAAATTCATTCCGGCCAAACGCGGCGAAACGCCGGTGGCCAGTTCGGTGATTGTGCCAATAATTTTTACTTTGCGTGAATAAAAATCGGAGAGATTAATGCCCTACCATATAGCCCCGGAAGCGGTTATCAACGCTACCCTTTACACATTGCTGGTGTTTTCGTTGATAACGTGGACTTTGATTTTTTTCAAAATATGGCAGTTTGCCAAGAATAATTATTATAACAAACAATACGACAGCGCTTTTTGGGACACGACCGATTTAAAAGCCGCCGAGCAACTACCCGCCGAAACCGCGCGTGGCCCCAAAGCCCGCGTCGCTGCCTGCGGCTTTGCCTGGTTGGCGGAAATGACACATCCGGAGACCTGCACCAGCCTGAAGTTTCGCGGTTCTCCACAAGATTTACTGGAACAAACATTACGTAAACAGACGCAGGATGAGCAACGCCGGATGGAAGGCGGCTTAACCATGCTGGCCAGCATCGGCAGCACGGCGCCATTCGTCGGCCTATTCGGTACCGTACTTGGCATTATGCATGCCATGCACGATATTAGCGCTAGCGGTTCCGCCAGTTTGGACGTGGTTGCCGGGCCGATAGGCGATGCTTTAATTGCTACCGCGATCGGTATTGCCGTAGCCGTACCGGCAGTGTTGGCCTATAATTTTTTCCAGCGTCGCGCCAAGCACCATCGGGCTTCGCTGGAAAATTTCGTCGATGGTTTTCTACATATCGCCTTCGGCGACTCATACAACAATACCAGTAAAAACAAGGATTAATTACATGGGATTTAAAACAAACTCAGACGACGATGGGCCGGTTAGCGAAATTAATGTTACGCCGCTGGTAGATGTGATGTTGGTGCTGGTGATTATTTTATTGGTCACTGCGCCTCTGTTGACCCAATCGGTCAATGTAGCCTTACCGAAAACGGCTTCTACTACACCAGATATGGAAAAACAGCCCATGCAACTCGGTATCGATGCGCTAGGCGGCGTGACACTGAATAAAAATGCTGTGGCCGATTTAACGGCGTTGGATACTACGCTAAGAAATGAATTGGCCGGCAACCCCGAGCTAATCATTCACATTTATGCCGATCAAGGCGTGAATTACGGCAAGGTTGCCGAAGTAATGGCTACGGTGCAGCACGCCGGCATTTCCAAACTGGCATTTGTGACGCTGGAAAAATAGTCAATATCGACAGGGATCTGCTTACCCTACCCACGGTCTACCCCCCGACCGCTCTAACTATTCAGTTTACTCAATCCGGGTTACCGATTACCCGGATTTATTTTTACCTATATTCTTTTCAATATATTCGATCATCAAGCCGGCAATATCCTTGTCGCTGGTCTTTTCTATGCCTTCCAAACCAGGTGAGGAATTGACTTCCATCACCAGCGGTCCGCGTTTGGAACGCAGCAAATCCACACCGCAGACATTTAAGCCCATGATTTTGGCGGCTCGTACTGCAGTCGAGCGTTCTTGCGGAGTCAGCCTGACCAGCGTGGCCGTGCCGCCACGATGCAGATTGGAACGAAACTCGCCTTCGCGGCCTTGCCGCTTCATCGCCGAAACCACCTTGTCGCCGACCACAAAGCAGCGGATGTCGCTGCCGGCTGCTTCCTGAATGAATTCCTGCACCATGATGTTTGCATTAAGCCCCATGAAGGCCTGAATCACGCTATGCGCGGCGTTATGGGTTTCCGCCAATACCACGCCTATGCCTTGCGAACCTTCCACCAGTTTGATCACCAGCGGCGCGCCGCCGACTTCGGCGATTAGATCTTCGATATTATCCGGATTGTGGGCGAACGCGGTAATCGGCAGATCGATACCCTTGCGCGCCAGCAACTGGCTGGAAGCCAGTTTGTCGCGGGAACGGCTGATCGATGCGGAAGTATTGAGGACAAAGGTATTCATTACCTCAAACTGTCGCAACACCGCCGTCCCGTAAAAGGTGATAGACGCGCCGATGCGGGGAATTACCGCGTCGTAACCTACCAGATTTTCGCCCATGTAATGGATAGACGGCTTCATCGAGGTGATGTTCATGTAACAATGGGTCGGATCGAATATCCTGGCCTCATGGCCGCGGGCGGTGGCGGCCTCCAACAGCCGGACGCTGGAATACAGCGTCGCGTCGCGCGACAGGATCGCTATTTTCATAGGCGAATAACGCCGCGTTTACAGATGAATGCCGTCAAAATCGCTGACCTGAACATGCGCGGCGCCGGTATCCAGCACCTGCTCGCGCACCAGCCAGCAAGTCGCCAAGCCTGCCAGGCGAGCGGCGTCCAGTTCATCCTTTATATCCGACAAAAACAGAATTTGTTCGGCCGGTAAACCCAGCTCGGCAGCAATACGTTCATAGGAAATGGCTTCCTTCTTACCGCCAATGAGGGTATCGAAGTAACCGGAAAACATTGGCGTAAGGTCGCCGTAGTCGCTATGTCCGAACAGTAGCTTTTGCGCCTGTACTGAGCCCGAGGAATAGACATACAGCTTATAACCCTGGCCAAACCAGTTTCTTAAATTACGCACAGCATCTTCGTAAACATGGCCGGTGAAATCGCCATTGCGATAGCCTTCCTGCCAGATCAAGCCCTGTAAGGATTTCAATGGCGTAATTTTTTGATCGGTATCGATCCAGTGAATGAATCGCGCGATCAGAGCGTCTTCATCCTGCTCGCCGCCGGCAATTTGCTTGGCCTCGGCCAATAATGGCTTGATCTCGGCTTGCTCTCGATGACGTCTCACAAAATCCGGTAAGCGAGCGCGGGCATACGGAAACAACACAGCTTTCACAAAGGATAGCGACGACGTCGTTCCTTCAATATCGGTGACAATGGCTTTGATCATAACGTTGTCAGATAGTGATCCAGGGTCGGAAAGCGTTCGGCAATCGGATTGCCGGTAAACTCCGCCACCCAGCCGTCTTCGGTGGTGAACAGGCGAACGCACTTAAATGCCGGGGTTTCGCCCATGTCGAACCAATGCGTGGTATTGGCAGGCACGCTAATCAGATCGCCCTGCTCGCACAGCACCGCATAGACTTGATCGCCGACATGCAGATAAAACAAGCCCCGACCTTCCACGAAAAAGCGCACTTCGAAGTCGCTGTGGGTATGCTCGGATAAAAACTTTTGTCGCAATGCGTCTTTATTAGGATGGTCCGCATTCAAACTGATCACATCCACCGACTGAAAACCGTATTGCCGCTTGAGTTTGTCTATCGAGCTTTGATAGCCCTTTAAAACCGCCTCTGCATCGTCCGCCGCCGAAAACTCGCAATCGGCCTCCCAGCGTTCAAACTGGACGCCGATGCCTTGCAGTTGCGCGGCAATATCTGCAAAGTCTCGAAAAGTAGTGCCTTGTTGTGGTTTATCGGCAGGGTAAAGGGTTAGTGCGCTCATAGTCTTGTTACTCCATGTAGGCGAATTTCAACGTCGAATAAAAATTCCAGTGCTTCCAGGTGGCGCAAGGCATCGTCGACCGACGCGCCCCAAGTATAAAAACCGTGGCCGGCAATAATATAGCCGTAAACGTCATGAGTGTGATGGTCCAGGTAGTTTTCCACCTTGCCGGCCAATCTGGGAATGTCCTGATCGTTGCCGAAAATGGGGATGGCGATGCGGGTCTCATGGGTATTGATGCCGGTAAACGCTTTGAGCAGCTCGTAATCCTTCAGCACGATTTCATTTTTAAACAAACGCGCCGTCAACGTGGCGTTGATCGAATGCGGGTGCAATACCGCCTGAACGTCCGGAAAACGTTGATAAATCGAGGTATGCAAGAGCGTTTCCGCCGACGGCTTCTTGCCGTCCAGGGAACGGCCTTTGCTGTCGATCAACATGATATCGTCGGCTTGCAAGCGGCCTTTATGCCGGCCGGACACAGTGATAGCAATATTGCCGTCGCTGAGTTTGGCGGAGAAATTGCCGCTGGTGGCGGGCACCCAGCCCTTGCTGTCGATGAAGCGGCCGGCGGCAATCAACTGATCTGCCTTGCGGAAAAATTCGTCGGTTTTTACAGTCATGGAATATTTTGCGGATTGCAAAAGAAAAGAAGAGAAGAGAAAGAGTTGGCCTGTAAGCCGGGTTCTGTCTTGAACAGCCATTCATCTAGGCGTCAGATCACTCTGACGCTCAAGCAATCTACCCAGGAGCAGCGCGGGCCACGCCAATGCTCCTCTATTTGATCTTGCTCCGGGTGGGGTTTACCCTGCCACACCTGTTACCAGTTGCGCGGTGCGCTCTTACCGCACCATTTCACCCTTACCGGGTTCCGAAAAACCAGGCGGTATATTTTCTGCGGCACTTTCCGTAGGCTCGCGCCTCCCAGGCATTACCTGGCACCCTGCCCTATGGAGCCCGGACTTTCCTCCCTTTTATTTGCATAAAACGGCGACTGTTCGGCCAACTCTGGTGAGGATTATACAGGCAATGCCGGGAAATAGGGGTAATTGCACGCGACGTTTACCGAGAATGGAGAGACATTGAATGATTTGGACTCGATGAAAGCTAGCCGCGATGGTTTGAGATTGAGAAATCTTCACCTGACGATTCGACCTCACGCTGCTCAAAAAAGAGACAAACTATTCTCGATGCTGTCGCATTCGGCCAATAAGCTACATTCAATATTTCTAAAAGCTGTCAGTCCAACCCTTTCTCAGTGCGCTTCTATAAATGATGAATATCTATCATGTTGGCTTGAAAATTTTCGGGAAACTTCAGCTGTATTAAGTTTAGGCGTTTTATTTATCGACAGTCGTACAAAAGATATACACTCGCCTTCTTTTTCGCTCACTTGCAAAAATAAACCAGCCCGCTAATCAATCACTTAAGACAGGCCATGCCGCGATGGTTTTATGGCATATTTACTGCTTATAATGAAATTAGCTT
Encoded proteins:
- a CDS encoding MotA/TolQ/ExbB proton channel family protein → MPYHIAPEAVINATLYTLLVFSLITWTLIFFKIWQFAKNNYYNKQYDSAFWDTTDLKAAEQLPAETARGPKARVAACGFAWLAEMTHPETCTSLKFRGSPQDLLEQTLRKQTQDEQRRMEGGLTMLASIGSTAPFVGLFGTVLGIMHAMHDISASGSASLDVVAGPIGDALIATAIGIAVAVPAVLAYNFFQRRAKHHRASLENFVDGFLHIAFGDSYNNTSKNKD
- a CDS encoding ExbD/TolR family protein, which gives rise to MGFKTNSDDDGPVSEINVTPLVDVMLVLVIILLVTAPLLTQSVNVALPKTASTTPDMEKQPMQLGIDALGGVTLNKNAVADLTALDTTLRNELAGNPELIIHIYADQGVNYGKVAEVMATVQHAGISKLAFVTLEK
- the rimK gene encoding 30S ribosomal protein S6--L-glutamate ligase translates to MKIAILSRDATLYSSVRLLEAATARGHEARIFDPTHCYMNITSMKPSIHYMGENLVGYDAVIPRIGASITFYGTAVLRQFEVMNTFVLNTSASISRSRDKLASSQLLARKGIDLPITAFAHNPDNIEDLIAEVGGAPLVIKLVEGSQGIGVVLAETHNAAHSVIQAFMGLNANIMVQEFIQEAAGSDIRCFVVGDKVVSAMKRQGREGEFRSNLHRGGTATLVRLTPQERSTAVRAAKIMGLNVCGVDLLRSKRGPLVMEVNSSPGLEGIEKTSDKDIAGLMIEYIEKNIGKNKSG
- the mtnC gene encoding acireductone synthase — translated: MIKAIVTDIEGTTSSLSFVKAVLFPYARARLPDFVRRHREQAEIKPLLAEAKQIAGGEQDEDALIARFIHWIDTDQKITPLKSLQGLIWQEGYRNGDFTGHVYEDAVRNLRNWFGQGYKLYVYSSGSVQAQKLLFGHSDYGDLTPMFSGYFDTLIGGKKEAISYERIAAELGLPAEQILFLSDIKDELDAARLAGLATCWLVREQVLDTGAAHVQVSDFDGIHL
- a CDS encoding 1,2-dihydroxy-3-keto-5-methylthiopentene dioxygenase, producing the protein MSALTLYPADKPQQGTTFRDFADIAAQLQGIGVQFERWEADCEFSAADDAEAVLKGYQSSIDKLKRQYGFQSVDVISLNADHPNKDALRQKFLSEHTHSDFEVRFFVEGRGLFYLHVGDQVYAVLCEQGDLISVPANTTHWFDMGETPAFKCVRLFTTEDGWVAEFTGNPIAERFPTLDHYLTTL
- a CDS encoding methylthioribulose 1-phosphate dehydratase codes for the protein MTVKTDEFFRKADQLIAAGRFIDSKGWVPATSGNFSAKLSDGNIAITVSGRHKGRLQADDIMLIDSKGRSLDGKKPSAETLLHTSIYQRFPDVQAVLHPHSINATLTARLFKNEIVLKDYELLKAFTGINTHETRIAIPIFGNDQDIPRLAGKVENYLDHHTHDVYGYIIAGHGFYTWGASVDDALRHLEALEFLFDVEIRLHGVTRL